From Acidimicrobiales bacterium, the proteins below share one genomic window:
- a CDS encoding ATP-binding cassette domain-containing protein, which produces MGLSDRPDWGGPAIYVEDVHKSFGEVQALNGIDLVVERGKVLGLLGPNGAGKTTAVKILTTLLQPDRGRALVEGRDVVRSPAAVRELIGLAGQATAIQEELTGRENLEIMGRLYHLEPALRRERTAEALERFDLLEAADRPTKGYSGGMQRRLDLAMSLVSRPRVLFLDEPTTGLDPRSRLEMWAVIRELVAGGATLLLTTQNLEEADELADEIVVIDHGRVIAAGTASELKNRVGGDILELTVVDAARVGEATEALRSLSDAEPIVDTESGRINLAVGLDGSHALVETVRRLDAIGVQTEGLAIRRPSLDDVFLSLTGHDTAEAAIEAAAGRPSRRRG; this is translated from the coding sequence GTGGGCCTGAGCGACCGCCCAGACTGGGGTGGGCCGGCGATCTACGTCGAAGACGTCCACAAGAGCTTCGGTGAGGTGCAGGCGCTCAACGGCATCGACCTCGTCGTCGAGCGTGGCAAGGTCCTCGGCCTCCTCGGACCGAACGGTGCGGGAAAGACGACGGCCGTCAAGATCCTGACGACCCTGCTCCAGCCCGACCGGGGTCGCGCCCTCGTCGAGGGGCGCGACGTCGTCCGCTCCCCCGCGGCGGTACGTGAGCTGATCGGTCTCGCCGGACAGGCGACGGCGATCCAGGAGGAGCTGACCGGCCGGGAGAACCTCGAGATCATGGGCCGCCTCTACCACCTCGAACCTGCGCTGCGCCGCGAGCGAACCGCGGAAGCACTCGAGCGCTTCGACCTCCTCGAGGCGGCGGACCGGCCGACCAAGGGTTACTCCGGAGGCATGCAGCGTCGCCTCGACCTCGCGATGAGCCTCGTCTCCCGCCCGCGGGTGCTGTTCCTCGACGAGCCGACGACGGGGCTCGATCCGCGTAGCCGCCTCGAGATGTGGGCCGTCATCCGGGAGCTCGTGGCCGGCGGCGCGACGCTGCTGCTCACCACGCAGAACCTCGAAGAGGCGGACGAGCTCGCCGACGAGATCGTCGTCATCGATCACGGGCGCGTCATCGCCGCCGGCACCGCGAGCGAGCTGAAGAACCGCGTCGGCGGCGACATCCTCGAGCTGACCGTCGTCGATGCCGCCCGGGTCGGCGAAGCGACAGAGGCACTCCGATCGCTCTCGGATGCGGAACCGATCGTCGACACCGAGTCAGGCCGCATCAACTTGGCCGTCGGCCTCGACGGGTCGCACGCCCTCGTCGAGACGGTGCGCCGCCTCGATGCGATCGGAGTCCAGACCGAGGGGCTGGCCATCCGCAGGCCATCCCTCGACGACGTCTT